The proteins below are encoded in one region of Ferroplasma acidiphilum:
- a CDS encoding class I SAM-dependent methyltransferase, which produces MAEIDFGTYHHSSLEGSIKVRALVEENMNQVLGNLYPATQKINILDAGCGLGFMVSIAAKHFPYASITGIDIFNHDSLSGSSMEKALQNMKELGIDNRVLLINHNLLTPFTIETKFDLAMSNLVFHNLGKNRFKAYDNVIECLNSGGYFILIDLLPEQYIDMDYFGNSFSTVMEIPITGNGKWDLQMKIFQKI; this is translated from the coding sequence ATGGCAGAGATTGATTTTGGAACGTATCACCATTCATCCTTAGAAGGGTCAATAAAAGTAAGGGCGCTGGTGGAGGAAAATATGAACCAGGTACTTGGCAACTTGTATCCAGCAACTCAAAAAATAAATATTCTTGATGCGGGTTGCGGCCTTGGTTTTATGGTTTCCATAGCTGCAAAACATTTTCCCTATGCATCAATTACCGGTATTGACATATTTAACCATGACAGCCTTTCTGGATCTTCCATGGAAAAGGCACTTCAAAATATGAAAGAACTTGGCATAGATAATAGAGTTTTATTGATCAACCATAACCTCTTAACTCCTTTTACCATAGAAACAAAATTTGACCTTGCAATGTCAAACCTGGTTTTCCATAATCTGGGGAAAAATAGATTTAAGGCCTATGATAATGTTATTGAATGTCTTAACAGCGGAGGGTATTTTATTCTTATCGACCTTCTTCCTGAACAATATATAGATATGGATTATTTTGGAAATAGTTTTTCTACAGTTATGGAAATACCCATCACAGGCAATGGGAAATGGGATTTGCAGATGAAGATATTTCAAAAAATTTAA
- a CDS encoding MFS transporter: protein MNLSYAISAGMFPDIGVPKSSADLIAGIASALFFVAYAIPQVFTTLRINKVGVRKIFAVAFTAWGIITIITGFVQNVPEIYALRFILGLAEAPFYAGVMFFMGVWFVESERGVANAFFNAAIPVAGIFGGLLSGEIFTVYGNNPGWRYLFIIEGILALVSVVILWIVLTDFPSQAKWMKKEEINALEADLDIEQKNKALKIPWKKALMEPDVILLTLVYFFGVTALYGYSIWLPSIIGSFAHVNAASSSFLSDIPYIVAAIALIFILRYSDRKGDRKKLTAIIFFIAFIGLAISAFSISNAYVSFAFFTISAIGIFTFLPVFWNIPQESLTKESSAASIGLINGLGNLGGAVGPIVVGGLETVTHSFVAGVYGMALFALVAGILVLFVKHSR from the coding sequence GTGAATCTATCCTATGCAATATCTGCAGGGATGTTCCCTGATATAGGGGTACCGAAATCATCGGCTGATTTAATTGCAGGCATAGCATCGGCATTGTTTTTCGTGGCATATGCCATACCACAGGTGTTCACCACGTTAAGGATAAACAAAGTAGGTGTAAGAAAAATTTTCGCAGTAGCCTTTACTGCATGGGGAATAATAACAATAATAACCGGTTTTGTCCAAAATGTGCCAGAAATTTATGCCCTGAGATTCATTCTTGGATTGGCAGAAGCTCCATTCTATGCGGGAGTTATGTTCTTTATGGGTGTATGGTTTGTTGAGTCCGAGAGGGGAGTTGCGAATGCCTTTTTCAATGCTGCAATTCCGGTTGCCGGTATATTTGGTGGCTTACTTTCAGGTGAAATTTTTACTGTTTATGGCAACAATCCTGGCTGGAGATATCTGTTTATAATCGAAGGTATACTTGCCCTGGTCTCAGTCGTAATCTTATGGATAGTCCTAACCGATTTTCCATCACAGGCAAAATGGATGAAAAAAGAAGAAATAAATGCCCTTGAAGCAGACCTTGATATTGAACAAAAAAATAAAGCTTTAAAAATCCCCTGGAAGAAGGCATTAATGGAGCCGGATGTTATTTTATTAACACTTGTATATTTCTTCGGTGTAACAGCACTCTATGGGTATTCTATATGGTTACCGTCAATTATAGGGTCTTTTGCGCATGTTAACGCAGCTTCTTCCAGTTTCCTGTCTGATATACCATATATAGTTGCAGCTATAGCACTTATTTTTATACTGAGGTACTCGGATAGAAAAGGTGATCGGAAAAAACTTACAGCCATTATATTCTTTATCGCTTTTATAGGGCTTGCAATAAGTGCTTTCTCAATATCGAACGCCTATGTATCTTTTGCATTCTTTACAATATCAGCTATTGGAATATTCACATTCCTTCCGGTTTTCTGGAATATACCCCAGGAATCACTTACAAAGGAAAGTTCCGCTGCGTCAATAGGCCTTATCAATGGGCTGGGTAACCTCGGTGGTGCAGTTGGGCCTATAGTTGTTGGGGGGCTTGAGACTGTAACCCATTCCTTCGTAGCAGGTGTTTATGGGATGGCATTATTTGCCCTGGTAGCTGGAATTCTGGTATTATTCGTAAAGCATTCCAGATAA
- a CDS encoding IS481-like element ISFac5 family transposase: MKLNEKKIKYIIREKNKRRSSTEIAKEMKITTRYVNYIYKKYRDNGEYTIGKRKHRELNSKDIEIVKKIRYEYPMSGPERIRKYLKRKGIIIAKNNIYRILLLLNMVDNSNNKKKQRKYIKYERKHSNSLWHMDWTKYSDSEKLIIIEDDASRFIVGMGIYGEETIDNTIEALEIAINTYGKPEEILTDHGTQFFSNGKNGIPGDHNKFQEYLDNSNIKHILGRVKHPETNGKLERLNYTIKRLRPYFSTWEEVVYHYNYERMHDSLSDGDNIVTPAMAYKNKMVVK; the protein is encoded by the coding sequence ATGAAGTTAAATGAGAAAAAAATAAAATATATAATAAGGGAGAAAAATAAGAGAAGATCATCTACAGAAATAGCTAAGGAAATGAAAATAACAACAAGGTATGTAAATTACATATACAAAAAATACAGGGATAATGGAGAATATACAATAGGTAAAAGGAAACATAGGGAATTAAACAGCAAGGATATAGAAATAGTTAAAAAAATAAGATATGAATACCCTATGTCAGGACCTGAAAGAATAAGGAAATACCTTAAAAGAAAGGGGATAATAATAGCTAAAAACAATATATACAGAATACTGTTATTATTAAATATGGTTGATAACAGCAATAATAAGAAGAAACAGAGAAAATATATAAAATATGAGAGGAAACATAGCAACTCACTATGGCATATGGACTGGACTAAATACAGTGACAGTGAGAAGTTAATAATAATAGAAGATGATGCTTCAAGGTTCATAGTAGGAATGGGAATATACGGTGAGGAAACAATAGATAATACAATAGAAGCACTGGAAATAGCAATAAACACTTACGGTAAGCCTGAAGAGATATTAACAGACCATGGAACACAGTTCTTTTCAAATGGTAAGAATGGAATACCTGGAGATCACAATAAGTTCCAGGAATACTTAGATAACAGTAATATAAAACACATACTTGGAAGGGTAAAACACCCTGAAACAAATGGAAAACTGGAGAGATTAAACTATACCATAAAACGTTTAAGGCCATATTTCAGTACCTGGGAAGAGGTAGTATACCATTACAACTATGAAAGGATGCATGACTCACTGTCAGATGGTGATAATATAGTTACACCAGCAATGGCATATAAAAATAAAATGGTGGTAAAATGA
- a CDS encoding PIN domain-containing protein — protein sequence MRLIIDTNVILAYLISGSGSSANGKVCKRVVNGSDKAFTCDILYGELKRLLDLDPDLVEKISRSGKKEGDVFRALNNVRPEYLNSRLDPYVMQLNFIKTENLTIDPTAIQDVGNDWYMISIAKSVSIDYIVTWNTKHVLRYATVNGIDVNRILEPPKYLELLK from the coding sequence ATGCGGCTCATAATTGATACCAATGTTATATTAGCCTACCTTATCTCCGGGTCTGGTAGCTCCGCAAATGGTAAGGTATGTAAAAGAGTCGTCAATGGCTCAGATAAGGCATTTACCTGCGATATACTCTATGGTGAGTTGAAAAGACTTCTTGATTTGGACCCAGATCTGGTTGAAAAGATTTCACGGAGTGGAAAGAAAGAAGGAGATGTATTTCGCGCCCTAAATAATGTTAGACCTGAATATTTGAACTCAAGGCTCGATCCTTATGTTATGCAACTGAATTTTATAAAAACAGAGAATCTTACAATAGACCCTACGGCAATACAAGATGTTGGAAACGATTGGTACATGATTTCAATAGCAAAATCAGTCAGTATTGACTATATTGTCACATGGAATACTAAACATGTCCTCAGGTATGCTACCGTAAATGGCATTGACGTTAATAGAATATTAGAACCTCCAAAATACTTGGAATTATTGAAATAA
- a CDS encoding antitoxin VapB family protein yields the protein MPKTITIKKSVYDELIGVKKKNESFSELLERLVKSQSKQELLLSLRGRIEFEGKDELLKEVEKKRWEREN from the coding sequence ATGCCAAAAACAATTACCATTAAAAAGTCAGTGTATGATGAATTAATCGGTGTTAAAAAGAAAAACGAAAGCTTTAGTGAGTTATTGGAAAGGCTAGTAAAATCACAGAGCAAACAGGAACTACTTCTGTCATTGCGAGGGCGCATTGAATTCGAAGGAAAGGATGAACTTCTAAAAGAAGTTGAGAAAAAACGGTGGGAGAGAGAAAATTGA
- a CDS encoding PIN domain-containing protein, with translation MGERKLILLDTDVIIEILDKKSDKGETLMSKIIDSGEYYCTSSINLHEVLYGIKKYSKDSKLVMQIPVLGYRKSDTELSVDLELSAERSGKAIPRIDVIIAAIAINNGCSLYTLDNHFEVLTDIGLKLFRL, from the coding sequence GTGGGAGAGAGAAAATTGATTCTACTGGATACAGATGTTATCATTGAGATACTCGACAAGAAATCGGATAAAGGAGAGACGCTTATGTCAAAGATTATTGACAGCGGAGAATATTACTGCACAAGCTCCATAAATTTACACGAGGTTCTATATGGAATTAAAAAATATTCTAAAGATTCTAAATTGGTCATGCAGATTCCAGTTTTAGGCTACAGGAAAAGTGACACTGAACTGTCTGTAGACTTAGAACTAAGTGCCGAAAGAAGTGGGAAAGCTATTCCCAGAATAGATGTAATCATAGCAGCAATAGCGATAAACAACGGGTGTTCACTTTACACTTTAGACAACCATTTTGAAGTTTTAACGGATATTGGCCTAAAGCTGTTCAGGTTATGA
- a CDS encoding replication factor C small subunit: MLNIWTEKYRPSKLSDVIGEKGNINRLNAYVKDKNIPHLIFAGPQGTGKTSTAIALAISLFGDSWKENFMELNASNDRGIDIIRDNIKNFAKIRPSNDLGFKIIFLDEADHLTGDAQAALRRTMEMFYNTTRFIFSCNYSSKIIPPIQSRCVVLRFKPIDRESMKNRLKDIAKKENFEIDDDSLDAIYEISDGDMRKAVNVLQAVKLSGKVSATAIYEISGEINRDEYKNLINMAIEGNFNDARNYLDKMLIDYGLSGIDIIKGMHSSIRGEQIAYKQKLEIIMALAEAEFRIVEGGTDNIQMDALLAKLSYIGSEIN; this comes from the coding sequence ATGTTAAATATCTGGACGGAAAAATACAGGCCAAGCAAACTCTCGGATGTCATAGGCGAAAAAGGGAACATAAACAGACTGAATGCCTATGTTAAGGATAAAAATATACCACACCTTATTTTTGCCGGACCACAGGGGACAGGCAAGACATCCACAGCTATTGCACTGGCAATTTCATTATTTGGCGATTCATGGAAAGAAAATTTTATGGAATTAAATGCATCCAATGACCGTGGCATAGATATTATAAGGGACAATATCAAAAACTTTGCCAAGATCAGGCCATCAAATGATCTGGGATTTAAGATCATATTCCTTGATGAAGCAGACCATCTTACAGGGGATGCCCAGGCTGCACTGAGAAGGACAATGGAGATGTTTTACAACACAACCCGTTTTATATTTTCATGCAACTATTCATCCAAGATAATTCCTCCGATTCAATCCCGATGTGTGGTTCTCCGTTTCAAGCCTATTGACAGGGAATCAATGAAGAACAGGTTAAAGGATATAGCTAAAAAGGAGAATTTCGAAATAGACGATGATTCCCTTGATGCCATATACGAAATCTCAGATGGTGATATGAGAAAGGCCGTAAACGTCCTTCAGGCGGTAAAGCTTTCAGGAAAAGTTTCTGCTACTGCAATATATGAGATATCAGGGGAAATTAACAGGGATGAATATAAAAATCTCATCAATATGGCAATAGAAGGGAATTTTAATGATGCCAGGAATTATCTTGACAAGATGTTAATTGACTATGGATTGTCAGGAATAGATATAATAAAAGGGATGCATTCATCTATACGGGGAGAGCAGATAGCATACAAGCAGAAGCTCGAAATAATCATGGCACTGGCTGAGGCTGAATTCAGAATTGTTGAAGGTGGCACAGACAATATACAGATGGATGCACTTCTGGCTAAATTGTCCTATATCGGCAGTGAAATTAATTAG
- a CDS encoding PIN domain-containing protein yields the protein MTLVVDTNVLVYDAIENSPQHGRATEIINESENIIINSLSIIEIGFVLPRYGINNNSVGMKLEELLHSDYFMVSWLSERMLEGTSTFIVENNFSFRDFNDWIIAYDALSRNAPLVTFDKKLSKQCKKIGIEIIEC from the coding sequence ATGACATTAGTAGTGGACACAAATGTCCTGGTATATGATGCTATAGAAAACTCTCCACAGCATGGCCGTGCAACTGAGATTATAAATGAATCGGAAAATATTATAATAAATTCCCTTTCAATTATTGAAATTGGATTTGTTCTTCCAAGATATGGAATAAATAATAACAGTGTCGGGATGAAACTTGAAGAATTATTGCACAGCGATTATTTCATGGTTTCCTGGCTATCCGAAAGGATGCTTGAGGGGACATCTACATTCATAGTTGAAAACAACTTCAGTTTCAGGGATTTCAATGACTGGATAATTGCATATGACGCGCTTTCCCGAAATGCTCCCCTAGTGACTTTTGATAAAAAACTATCCAAGCAATGCAAAAAAATCGGAATAGAAATTATTGAGTGCTAG
- a CDS encoding tetratricopeptide repeat protein, with the protein MKSPNNIIEEAWKYQDKPEIMLKIFQESYDDFSENAAYLFEYANVLDFLGKETEAIPLYEKAIKLRLTGKMKIQAEMQLGSSLSIKGEHESAIAILDGVYKDTADPASLEFLCIALFRSGQADKALKYALNFILSSNQGMLPEYSRALSDYVNEIK; encoded by the coding sequence ATGAAAAGTCCGAACAATATTATAGAAGAAGCCTGGAAGTATCAGGACAAACCGGAAATCATGTTGAAAATTTTCCAGGAATCCTATGATGATTTCAGCGAAAATGCTGCTTACCTGTTTGAATATGCCAATGTTCTGGATTTTCTGGGTAAGGAAACCGAGGCAATTCCACTCTATGAAAAGGCAATAAAACTAAGACTTACGGGCAAAATGAAAATACAGGCTGAAATGCAGTTGGGGAGTTCATTAAGCATAAAAGGTGAACATGAAAGTGCAATAGCTATTCTAGATGGAGTTTATAAGGATACAGCAGACCCCGCATCACTGGAATTTCTATGCATTGCTCTTTTCAGATCCGGGCAAGCTGATAAGGCTCTTAAGTATGCCCTCAATTTTATCCTATCTAGTAATCAGGGTATGCTGCCCGAATACAGCAGGGCTCTATCAGACTATGTTAATGAAATAAAGTGA
- a CDS encoding antitoxin VapB family protein, whose translation MPSKNISISDEAYNKLKKLKGKNESFTAVINRLFSTITLLELRGTISNEDANGMRNSIVESREARREKIEKLFERWK comes from the coding sequence ATGCCCAGCAAGAATATATCAATTTCAGATGAAGCATACAACAAATTAAAAAAATTAAAAGGTAAAAATGAAAGTTTTACCGCTGTTATAAACAGGCTGTTCTCAACTATTACCCTGCTTGAATTGAGGGGCACTATTTCAAATGAGGATGCAAATGGCATGAGAAATAGCATAGTGGAATCTAGAGAAGCAAGGAGGGAAAAAATTGAAAAGCTTTTTGAGAGATGGAAATAA